One region of Anaeromyxobacter paludicola genomic DNA includes:
- a CDS encoding SCP2 sterol-binding domain-containing protein, translating into MPDSVRDVFERHMPERLKNKPDVVAKINAVYQFNISGPSGGAWAVDCTAPGGAISAGQAPAAKCTVNCSDQDFLNIVNGKLNPQMAFMSGKLKIQGDMGLAMKLQQILT; encoded by the coding sequence ATGCCAGACAGCGTGCGGGACGTCTTCGAGCGGCACATGCCCGAGCGGCTCAAGAACAAGCCGGACGTGGTCGCCAAGATCAACGCCGTCTACCAGTTCAACATCTCCGGCCCGAGCGGCGGGGCGTGGGCGGTGGACTGCACCGCCCCCGGGGGCGCCATCTCGGCGGGGCAGGCGCCCGCCGCGAAGTGCACGGTGAACTGCTCCGACCAGGACTTCCTCAACATCGTGAACGGGAAGCTCAACCCCCAGATGGCCTTCATGTCCGGGAAGCTCAAGATCCAGGGCGACATGGGGCTCGCGATGAAGCTGCAGCAGATATTGACGTAG